Proteins from a genomic interval of Rhodococcoides fascians A25f:
- a CDS encoding YihY/virulence factor BrkB family protein, with amino-acid sequence MTTIRTRAIRSLGAIRAGFAREDTTLIAGGLTFYAVIAVVPLLLLTIRATALLVSAEWVRSGFDAVSALLPDALGARAAVDGLATAGIELGPLGVLISIFPATFYGEGLRRAIVRFAPTRESFTGWRGRLAMVPFFVAAPVLLAGVLSVARLLEATTGNGGIGAMTLRVFLGFNCLWLILSVPLAWTYRVIAPRAVGWRALAVGSLVTSSIVTGFVHGFILFLAIPVDLGAPFGGLTAIGGGVAIMLWMFVFHILALAGWLVTAEFDLPGDAARTSTE; translated from the coding sequence GTGACGACAATTCGTACGCGGGCGATTCGTAGCCTCGGCGCCATCAGGGCAGGGTTCGCCCGTGAGGACACCACTCTGATCGCAGGCGGACTCACGTTCTACGCCGTCATTGCCGTTGTGCCGCTGCTACTGCTCACGATTCGCGCCACAGCTCTGCTGGTATCGGCGGAGTGGGTACGGTCCGGGTTCGATGCGGTGTCGGCATTGCTGCCCGATGCGCTCGGTGCCCGGGCTGCGGTCGACGGATTGGCCACCGCCGGAATCGAACTCGGTCCGCTCGGGGTCCTGATCTCGATCTTTCCCGCGACGTTCTACGGGGAAGGCCTACGCCGGGCGATCGTCCGGTTCGCTCCGACCCGAGAATCGTTCACCGGCTGGCGTGGACGACTGGCGATGGTGCCGTTCTTCGTCGCAGCCCCGGTGCTGCTGGCCGGCGTGCTCAGCGTTGCGCGGCTGCTCGAAGCAACGACCGGCAACGGCGGGATCGGTGCAATGACGCTGCGCGTGTTCCTCGGTTTCAACTGTCTGTGGCTGATTCTGTCGGTTCCCCTTGCGTGGACCTACCGAGTGATTGCTCCACGGGCGGTGGGTTGGCGGGCGTTGGCCGTGGGATCGTTGGTCACCTCGTCCATCGTCACCGGGTTCGTGCACGGATTCATTCTGTTCCTGGCGATTCCGGTGGACCTCGGCGCGCCGTTCGGTGGCCTCACCGCGATCGGCGGGGGCGTGGCAATCATGCTGTGGATGTTCGTGTTCCACATCTTGGCGCTCGCAGGCTGGCTGGTCACCGCGGAGTTCGATCTGCCCGGCGATGCAGCCCGAACATCAACTGAGTGA
- a CDS encoding CDP-alcohol phosphatidyltransferase family protein, giving the protein MVSQRSVSSQRDSPVRPATRDEYLSTWSTLHNGIDPSSSVLVRWWLRVVYTLSAPLVRASVSAHAVTCTAVVVAGAAVALSRPGTSAPLVAAVLIALSGLLDSIDGGVAMIGRSQSQWGYLLDTVADRCSDLLLLASGFALGAPMPLVVAVGVTTLLHEMARARAVGAGIPDVGFLTVWERPSRVIAAAVTATVAGAAPASAGTSATIGISVTCTLAVLGFTQLMFGLHRRADRTPR; this is encoded by the coding sequence ATGGTCAGTCAGCGCAGTGTGTCCAGTCAGCGGGATTCCCCGGTTCGTCCGGCGACTCGCGACGAATACCTGTCGACGTGGTCGACGCTGCACAACGGCATCGATCCGTCTTCGTCGGTGTTGGTCAGATGGTGGCTCCGAGTGGTCTACACGCTGAGCGCCCCGCTGGTTCGTGCCTCCGTGTCCGCCCATGCCGTCACCTGCACCGCCGTCGTCGTGGCCGGGGCGGCGGTCGCTCTGTCTCGGCCCGGCACCTCGGCCCCCCTGGTCGCCGCTGTGCTCATTGCTCTCTCGGGCCTGCTCGACAGTATCGACGGCGGCGTCGCGATGATCGGTCGATCCCAATCACAGTGGGGTTATCTGCTCGACACGGTCGCAGATCGCTGCAGCGATCTGCTGTTGCTTGCGAGCGGCTTTGCGCTGGGAGCCCCGATGCCTCTTGTCGTCGCGGTCGGGGTGACGACCCTCCTGCACGAGATGGCCCGAGCCCGGGCAGTCGGGGCCGGCATACCCGACGTCGGATTTCTGACGGTATGGGAGCGCCCGTCCCGAGTCATCGCTGCCGCGGTCACTGCCACCGTTGCCGGTGCCGCTCCGGCGAGTGCCGGTACATCGGCGACGATCGGTATCTCCGTGACGTGCACACTGGCCGTCCTCGGCTTCACTCAGTTGATGTTCGGGCTGCATCGCCGGGCAGATCGAACTCCGCGGTGA